One Algibacter sp. L3A6 genomic region harbors:
- a CDS encoding heparinase II/III family protein, with amino-acid sequence MKKGISFIICCFFVMIVTAQKRNYLLYTDSNIANLKQQIKVDNDIKNSWEKQLKHADELVLKDRFKADNCQVLGLAYRMTGDEKYAKTIKKILIDYTSKATWEGANLLNRTPAWKGGLNTSHTSFFISIGFDCIYNYLTKKERKDIAENLVRVGIQPALDDWLLPNSNFHTFDTMGHNWWSACVYMAGFSSLAIRNEVPEAKNWVNDIAQTATEFVNYSGSVLQNKPPTFDQDGGFYESINYASYGISQYLLFRFALQSALPNTKQVDLPILDKIGDFFIQTTYYVDGGKPMSVNFGDSFINKTGNACLTLLWQLGYKKNDYAWYINQTKAGNDKEGLQLDTPNGLVLHPKLPEIASNYTPKLATSHLFKDMGWATMRNSWDKNATMLAVKSGFTWNHTHADAGSYILFHNGKNLIIDSGNASYGNPLYTQYYCQSEAHNVVLFNGEGQNRKDPYFGVANPGSLHNLIEGDNFKYILANATGPYAQTLARNYRNFIWVGDVILVIDDLLAHKPGKFEWLLHYNGESKRKDLDLSIKDGDAEVIVNSLYPETFPEGGLPHDFPEQMRLEEKLGYEDHHPENRSKYWSISHFEETARTKFISAITLKTEENKENLPIIKRFEGKDFLGVSITQNGETTEVYFNLLADGRLKHRNSVNNMNGWETDAYLTVLKFKVEADKTKINNVDEMFIGHGSYLRRDNQVLIHSLSKYTALVEDFSATPKVIYQGQEKATVSLYSSKKTSVLKVNGVSKNGRYDSSNKIVKVTLK; translated from the coding sequence ATGAAAAAAGGAATCTCATTTATTATTTGCTGCTTTTTTGTGATGATAGTCACAGCCCAAAAAAGAAATTATCTGTTGTACACCGATAGTAATATTGCTAATTTAAAACAGCAAATTAAAGTTGATAACGACATAAAAAATAGCTGGGAAAAGCAATTAAAACATGCAGACGAATTAGTTTTAAAAGATCGATTTAAGGCCGATAATTGTCAAGTGTTAGGATTAGCTTATCGTATGACGGGCGATGAGAAATACGCCAAAACGATTAAAAAAATATTGATAGATTATACATCAAAAGCTACTTGGGAAGGCGCTAATTTATTAAACAGAACACCAGCTTGGAAAGGAGGTTTAAATACTTCGCATACTAGTTTTTTCATTTCAATAGGGTTCGATTGTATTTATAATTACCTAACTAAAAAAGAACGAAAGGATATTGCTGAAAATTTAGTGCGCGTTGGTATTCAACCTGCTTTAGACGATTGGTTATTACCAAATTCAAACTTTCATACGTTTGATACTATGGGGCATAACTGGTGGAGTGCTTGTGTTTATATGGCTGGTTTTAGCTCCTTAGCAATTAGAAACGAAGTTCCGGAGGCTAAAAACTGGGTGAATGATATTGCTCAGACCGCTACCGAATTTGTTAACTATTCGGGTAGTGTATTACAGAATAAACCGCCAACATTCGATCAGGACGGTGGCTTTTACGAAAGTATAAACTATGCGTCTTACGGTATTTCTCAATATTTATTGTTTCGTTTTGCGTTGCAATCGGCATTACCAAATACGAAACAGGTCGATTTACCAATTTTGGATAAAATAGGCGATTTCTTTATTCAAACCACTTATTACGTTGATGGAGGAAAACCGATGTCTGTAAACTTTGGAGATAGTTTTATCAATAAAACAGGAAACGCATGCCTAACATTACTATGGCAATTGGGATATAAGAAAAACGATTATGCTTGGTACATCAATCAAACCAAAGCAGGAAATGATAAAGAGGGTTTGCAATTAGATACACCTAACGGACTCGTTTTACATCCTAAATTACCAGAAATAGCAAGTAATTATACGCCTAAATTAGCAACATCACATTTGTTTAAAGATATGGGGTGGGCAACCATGCGTAATTCTTGGGATAAAAATGCTACCATGTTAGCCGTGAAATCTGGTTTTACTTGGAACCATACGCATGCCGATGCAGGATCGTATATTTTATTTCATAACGGAAAAAATTTAATTATCGATTCAGGAAATGCATCTTATGGAAATCCGCTTTACACTCAATATTACTGCCAAAGTGAAGCGCATAATGTAGTACTTTTTAATGGTGAAGGGCAGAATAGAAAAGATCCTTATTTTGGAGTTGCAAACCCAGGGTCGCTACATAATTTAATAGAAGGCGACAATTTTAAATACATTTTAGCTAATGCCACAGGGCCTTATGCGCAAACACTAGCTCGTAATTATCGTAATTTTATTTGGGTTGGTGATGTTATTTTAGTGATAGACGATTTATTGGCTCATAAACCAGGTAAATTTGAGTGGCTGCTGCATTACAATGGAGAATCTAAACGTAAAGATTTAGACCTATCAATTAAAGATGGCGATGCTGAGGTTATAGTAAATTCGCTATATCCAGAAACCTTTCCTGAAGGAGGATTACCTCACGATTTTCCCGAGCAAATGCGTCTAGAAGAAAAGTTGGGATATGAAGATCATCATCCAGAAAACAGATCAAAATATTGGTCTATCAGTCATTTTGAAGAAACAGCTAGAACCAAATTTATTTCAGCAATCACTCTAAAAACCGAAGAAAATAAAGAGAACTTACCAATTATCAAACGTTTTGAAGGGAAAGATTTTTTAGGTGTTTCTATCACCCAAAATGGTGAAACAACAGAAGTATATTTTAATCTTTTAGCCGATGGTAGATTAAAGCATCGTAATAGTGTAAATAATATGAATGGTTGGGAAACCGATGCTTATTTAACGGTTTTAAAATTTAAAGTTGAAGCTGATAAAACAAAAATTAATAATGTTGATGAAATGTTTATCGGGCATGGCAGTTATTTGCGTCGAGATAATCAAGTTTTAATACATTCTTTATCGAAATACACGGCTTTAGTAGAAGATTTTTCAGCAACACCAAAAGTAATCTATCAAGGTCAAGAAAAAGCAACAGTGAGTTTGTATAGCTCTAAGAAGACATCAGTACTTAAAGTGAATGGAGTTTCTAAAAATGGGCGTTACGATTCATCAAATAAAATAGTAAAAGTAACTCTAAAGTAA